From Chryseobacterium joostei, the proteins below share one genomic window:
- a CDS encoding enoyl-CoA hydratase, whose amino-acid sequence METEKSKKEFFNIIKERRCFLDHFENYKVKISDSDNFEKENLIGIYKIRQYSAVRTGNNKLSQEIGALILDLEKYQENKLKLVSLLGKKYYGIFYLSENLDKVIGYLEQEIDEDKFN is encoded by the coding sequence TTGGAAACAGAGAAGTCTAAAAAAGAATTTTTTAATATAATTAAAGAGAGAAGATGTTTTTTAGATCATTTTGAAAACTATAAAGTTAAGATAAGTGACAGTGATAATTTTGAAAAAGAAAATCTTATAGGAATATATAAAATTAGACAATATAGCGCTGTGAGAACAGGAAATAATAAATTATCTCAAGAAATAGGTGCTTTAATTTTAGATTTAGAAAAATATCAAGAAAATAAACTAAAATTAGTAAGCTTATTGGGTAAGAAATACTACGGAATATTCTATTTAAGTGAAAACTTGGATAAGGTTATTGGATATTTAGAACAAGAAATTGATGAAGATAAATTTAATTAA
- a CDS encoding RHS repeat protein, translating to MQETGFLDFGSRQYMNDLNRWFSPDPLSEEFPDWSPYNYAFNNPIRNIDPDGNAPEDVIDGGDEDCCNDFFTGIKEGISGRIQGIKSFINDPVGTTKNAVSDYTWSDYVDGTANSLTMGIYGTAKTGGKAIQGDYRGAGRDVGEKAFDMATVSATAGAVKGIKAIKPTTLYRGVNEGHAGYLEALQGKATPAEHNGGNTNSNYTSWTKNKEVAKNYSLRPNGNGVILKKTVPVYKTVKSPSLKNVNLKQTPGKIVNEQEILLRGKVRGAKITN from the coding sequence TTGCAGGAGACTGGTTTTTTGGACTTTGGAAGCCGTCAATATATGAATGATTTGAATCGTTGGTTTTCTCCAGATCCATTGAGTGAAGAGTTTCCAGATTGGTCACCTTATAACTATGCATTCAATAATCCTATTAGGAATATTGATCCCGATGGGAATGCCCCTGAAGATGTAATTGATGGTGGAGACGAGGATTGTTGTAATGATTTTTTTACAGGAATAAAAGAAGGTATTTCAGGGAGGATTCAGGGAATAAAAAGCTTTATAAATGATCCTGTTGGAACAACAAAAAATGCGGTAAGTGATTATACTTGGAGCGATTATGTAGATGGGACAGCTAATTCATTGACAATGGGTATTTATGGAACGGCTAAAACGGGAGGAAAAGCAATTCAGGGAGATTATCGAGGTGCGGGTCGAGATGTGGGAGAAAAAGCGTTCGATATGGCAACGGTAAGTGCAACTGCGGGAGCTGTAAAAGGAATCAAAGCTATAAAACCAACAACATTGTACAGAGGGGTTAATGAAGGACATGCAGGCTATTTAGAAGCTCTACAAGGAAAAGCAACTCCTGCTGAACATAATGGAGGAAATACAAATAGTAATTATACATCGTGGACAAAGAATAAAGAGGTCGCAAAAAATTATTCTTTAAGACCAAATGGAAATGGTGTTATATTGAAGAAAACTGTTCCTGTATATAAAACAGTAAAAAGTCCAAGTCTTAAGAATGTTAATTTAAAACAAACTCCAGGTAAAATAGTAAATGAACAAGAAATTTTACTAAGAGGTAAAGTTAGAGGTGCGAAAATAACAAATTAA
- a CDS encoding glycoside hydrolase family 25 domain-containing protein produces the protein MKLISIIMISVLLLSCHKEKQEYIEISLGFSMDPNEPRIGILINDKDSLYVCKEDLISVKNGVKYKYFKSTQKIDFASYKKRILNSFYDSIQFKSTPDAQPRQINYYLNGKNLKFRFYSHELSKRQEEIIEDLILLKEDKRLKEIPYHKFSRDLLDSKIPNPPSPPK, from the coding sequence ATGAAATTAATTAGTATTATAATGATTAGTGTACTCTTGCTTTCATGTCATAAAGAAAAGCAAGAGTATATTGAAATATCATTAGGATTTAGTATGGATCCTAATGAACCAAGGATTGGAATCCTCATAAATGACAAAGACTCTTTGTATGTATGTAAGGAAGATTTAATATCTGTTAAAAATGGAGTAAAATATAAATATTTTAAATCAACTCAAAAGATTGATTTTGCTTCTTACAAAAAAAGAATATTAAACTCTTTTTATGATTCAATTCAATTTAAAAGTACTCCTGATGCCCAACCACGACAGATAAATTATTATTTAAATGGGAAGAATCTCAAATTTAGATTTTATTCACACGAATTATCAAAGAGGCAAGAGGAAATTATTGAGGACTTGATTTTACTAAAAGAAGATAAAAGACTTAAAGAAATTCCTTATCATAAGTTTTCACGAGATTTGCTAGATTCTAAAATTCCTAACCCTCCATCTCCACCTAAATAA
- a CDS encoding RHS repeat domain-containing protein, giving the protein MNHLKTGNAFYGQGSYKNYKYNGKELQETGMYDYGARMYMADIGRWGVVDPLAEKYFNISPFNYTANNPILYIDPDGMQLDLSNIMKKGNEEQYKAFVFFAKTKEGQAFLSKYMEKGQKVEYGGKTIFEAKANGEYHNKGIDLSYGVKTDSSIGGSTKGKIKGDEKNVSILISNKAYGDSGSQFFNTLRQIVHESFVHADLEANDLQDDGYLNSSSIPKEYRKYDTWESQHGQHYYIQNEYLKDPTNNKVNTYTKEGFQILKQANEALKLKLGNSQIKTEMWNFNGSMIKVDKNGSLKHKDQ; this is encoded by the coding sequence ATGAACCATTTGAAAACAGGGAATGCGTTTTATGGACAGGGTTCTTACAAGAATTACAAGTACAACGGCAAGGAATTGCAGGAGACGGGAATGTATGACTATGGTGCGAGGATGTATATGGCAGATATTGGTAGATGGGGAGTTGTAGATCCGCTGGCGGAGAAATATTTTAATATATCGCCATTTAATTATACCGCAAATAATCCTATTCTTTATATTGATCCCGATGGAATGCAATTAGATTTGAGTAATATAATGAAGAAAGGTAATGAAGAGCAATATAAAGCTTTTGTGTTTTTTGCTAAAACAAAAGAAGGACAAGCTTTTTTATCTAAATATATGGAGAAAGGACAAAAAGTTGAATATGGAGGAAAGACTATTTTTGAAGCCAAGGCTAATGGAGAGTATCATAATAAAGGTATAGATCTATCATATGGAGTCAAAACAGACTCATCCATAGGAGGTTCTACAAAAGGCAAAATTAAGGGAGATGAGAAGAATGTCTCGATTTTGATTTCAAATAAAGCATATGGCGATTCTGGCAGTCAGTTTTTTAATACCTTAAGACAGATAGTTCACGAATCTTTTGTTCACGCTGATTTGGAAGCTAACGATCTTCAAGATGATGGCTATCTTAATTCAAGTAGCATCCCAAAAGAATACAGAAAATATGACACTTGGGAATCTCAACATGGGCAACATTATTATATTCAGAATGAGTATTTAAAAGATCCTACAAACAATAAAGTAAATACATACACTAAGGAGGGGTTTCAAATTCTTAAGCAAGCAAACGAAGCTCTAAAATTAAAGTTAGGTAATTCTCAGATAAAAACTGAAATGTGGAATTTTAACGGGTCTATGATAAAAGTAGATAAAAATGGAAGTCTCAAACATAAAGATCAATAG
- a CDS encoding RHS repeat-associated core domain-containing protein, producing MGNARVSFAKNSEGALEVTDTNNYYPFGLNHIGGSSSSKIGSHYNYKYNRKELQETGMYDYGARMYMADLGRWGVIDPLAEKMRRHTPYNYAANNPVFYIDPDGMLSVSSLQQMWDNTTSSSTWTNNGNGTFDGGENDDIRTTINSSRREGNTEYKNVNMTVTMKVLNLSGADLSSTIFSKSKGSVSLKEFQGLGYQSYGASINSSVYISSFNIEYEVVNSFDKIGKNDHVMMIVDEVVDSNAGGGDTLGWGTLGGRIGAVEKKTIGSNLFNDVVKHELGHNLGLDHSNSGLMTAFTSGSTSLSNPEKNTIYTASGLGVILSNGMTGKSFSSQASWLKGWDKTPSATLARDFYKKNVKK from the coding sequence TTGGGTAATGCAAGGGTGAGCTTTGCCAAAAACAGCGAAGGTGCTCTTGAAGTTACTGATACCAATAATTACTATCCGTTTGGATTAAACCATATTGGAGGATCTTCTTCTTCAAAAATTGGAAGTCATTATAACTATAAATACAACCGCAAAGAATTACAAGAAACAGGTATGTATGATTATGGAGCGAGAATGTATATGGCAGATCTGGGAAGATGGGGAGTCATAGATCCGCTGGCTGAGAAAATGCGCCGCCATACCCCGTATAATTATGCAGCAAATAATCCAGTTTTCTATATTGATCCTGATGGAATGTTGTCTGTAAGCTCTCTTCAGCAAATGTGGGATAATACAACTTCCTCAAGTACATGGACTAATAATGGCAATGGGACTTTTGATGGTGGAGAAAATGATGATATTAGAACTACAATAAATTCTTCAAGACGAGAAGGAAATACAGAATACAAAAATGTAAATATGACTGTAACAATGAAAGTCTTAAATCTTTCAGGTGCAGATTTATCATCTACTATATTTAGTAAATCCAAAGGTTCAGTTTCATTAAAAGAATTCCAAGGTTTAGGATATCAATCATATGGAGCCTCAATAAATTCAAGTGTTTATATTAGTTCATTTAATATTGAATATGAAGTTGTTAATAGCTTTGATAAAATTGGAAAAAATGATCATGTTATGATGATAGTAGATGAAGTTGTTGATTCAAATGCAGGTGGTGGTGATACTTTAGGTTGGGGAACATTAGGGGGTAGAATTGGTGCGGTTGAAAAGAAAACAATAGGCTCTAACCTATTCAATGATGTTGTGAAACACGAGTTAGGTCATAATTTAGGATTAGATCATTCAAATAGTGGACTAATGACTGCTTTTACTTCTGGATCAACATCGTTAAGTAATCCTGAGAAAAATACTATTTATACGGCTTCAGGCTTAGGTGTTATTTTATCAAATGGAATGACTGGAAAATCTTTTTCATCTCAGGCAAGTTGGCTAAAAGGATGGGATAAAACTCCTTCTGCTACATTAGCTCGAGACTTTTATAAAAAAAATGTTAAAAAATGA
- a CDS encoding RHS repeat-associated core domain-containing protein, translated as MSFAKNSVGALEVTDTNNYYPFGLNHIGGSSSSNFGSYHSYKYNGKELQETGMYDYGARMYMPDLGRWGVHDPLSETTLQPYSYADNNPIFYNDPTGMIAQQPETIATIYKHKRTGEEVNVNDGVNETVLVNGHDFAKAKTYAKYYDSNRASVYGNSNYEVNQGYIDFYYNTRYGSGFSFASLFDSGPDKRKMPTSDEDTMILLEMPDIGRGPLKSSLKAVGKSLAKKNVGKTSGWIVRKEFNSLDPLLQAKFKHALTKGIVPPKGNIGIIKLTESEAKSTGYTYKLKILHKGGDLRIYGNPLENGHIVFDKIMTH; from the coding sequence GTGAGCTTTGCCAAAAATAGCGTAGGTGCTCTTGAAGTTACTGATACCAATAATTACTATCCGTTTGGATTAAACCATATTGGAGGATCTTCTTCTTCAAACTTTGGAAGTTACCACAGCTACAAGTATAATGGGAAGGAGCTTCAGGAGACGGGAATGTATGACTATGGAGCAAGGATGTATATGCCGGATTTGGGAAGATGGGGTGTACACGATCCTCTATCTGAAACTACTTTACAACCCTATAGTTATGCAGATAATAATCCTATTTTTTATAATGACCCGACAGGGATGATTGCCCAACAACCTGAAACAATTGCAACAATTTATAAGCATAAAAGAACAGGAGAAGAGGTAAATGTTAATGATGGAGTTAATGAAACTGTTTTAGTTAATGGACATGACTTTGCAAAAGCAAAAACTTATGCTAAATATTATGATTCTAATAGAGCTAGTGTATATGGAAATTCTAATTATGAAGTAAACCAAGGGTATATAGATTTTTATTACAATACTAGATACGGAAGTGGTTTTAGTTTTGCATCTTTATTTGATTCGGGGCCAGACAAACGAAAGATGCCGACCAGTGATGAAGATACTATGATATTGCTGGAAATGCCTGATATAGGTAGAGGACCATTAAAAAGTTCTTTGAAAGCAGTAGGGAAATCACTTGCTAAAAAAAATGTTGGAAAAACTTCAGGATGGATTGTAAGGAAAGAATTTAATTCATTAGACCCTTTATTGCAAGCAAAATTTAAGCATGCACTAACAAAAGGAATTGTTCCTCCAAAAGGTAATATAGGAATAATAAAATTAACAGAAAGCGAAGCTAAATCTACAGGATATACATATAAACTTAAAATATTGCATAAAGGAGGAGATTTAAGAATTTATGGAAACCCATTAGAAAATGGACATATTGTATTTGATAAAATAATGACACACTAA